A window of Plodia interpunctella isolate USDA-ARS_2022_Savannah chromosome 3, ilPloInte3.2, whole genome shotgun sequence genomic DNA:
GGCGATACAGAGATTAAAACTCTTGAAATATTTGAGGGAAAAAAACgctcattttttatattttatttacagtaacTTTTGTCAAATgacttataattaatttaaaaaaaatccacaaCCTTCTGaatcaataaatcatttcaaaatcatttataccctgttattcagaaaaaaaaatgcctattttaagctaaattatgttttgttctGTCAATGCAACACAAAACACACTAGTGTAAAATAGGTATgccttaagtttttttttaaagggataaagtttatatttcaaattgataACATGAAGAAATCTTTGTTtgattttcattcaaatcgtAGTTCTGACAAGGGAGGAGCAGAATCCATAAAGGTCTCTTTATGGATCACCATAAAGGTCTATAAGGTGAAGTAAAAACAACAGTTGAATTaatatgtttgtgtgtgttgttgcaatatttatttatatttatttcgttactaattttaaacattcgcGTTACGTTATTAAACAGGTATTACACGCGCACGTACCTTTTATATCTCCGAAGTTTCAGCAAGTGTTACACAAAGCTCACTGAGTCAGTCGCTCGGTGGCACGGTCGTTGTAACACGACATGAAACGTCCGTAATAATAAATGgtacgtgcgcgtttaatacctgttttatgtaattttatttcgtaattatgcttaatttttaaatactaatgtgtttttgtttagataatatttacttCCATCCTTGCAAGGTAAGTACATCTAGTAGTAGACTACACTATACTGTTACACACATTGTCatagtaaaaagtaataaagcgttgtaactttttttctatagtttcCGTTTTAAATCGTTTATCTTAGATTTCTCCTTACAGTCGTATTTGTAATGGGTGAGGGTCGTTATTAAGTGGAATTAATCATACTTTCTAGGCAATATGAATGGAGTGCTTTGCCAGCCTTCTCCATTACATAAGTATAGTAGATTACAAATTATcgagagtgcaggtttcctcacgatgttttccttcaccggaagaaagtggtggtcgatgaaaaaattacatgttttcAAATAGTGGGcacaaattatgaaaattttgaaataactataatgttacaaaaacatgaGATCGAATAGCAATCAATTAAAACTTCGCTCCAGGCGAAAATGAACGCAGAATCAGTATTTCAAAATCGACTTACCCATTGTTCCAGTGACCAGCCAGTTCAGATACGAAATGTCTTCtgttctatttataattttagcataatttaaataaattactaactaCATTAAATGATTTACAGGTCGCTACAAGACGAGCCAGTGTTTGTAACGTGTGCACGAGATATCAATTGAAAATGGTGTATGGagtttttacaataaagtaggtaatttGATAGATCAtacatatactttttattaatgttgtaatttagattgtttttgtaataaaatttatatttaccctacattttttaattaagttagcAAGCAATATGTATGTACGCCATCTAGTGCCAAAACTAAGAACCAAGCATAGATTCTTTACTCTTGCTGTTGTATATTAAGTctgcaatatatttatcattgttGCGTGTTCACGGTTGCACCTGTGACGCACTGAATCCCCGACGggtttaaaataaacctttgaaTATTCGGCTGCTTTTTCAGGTTTTTATAGAAGTGTATTCACGAAGTACACGTGCGTGTTAGGTACTTACTGTCATATCATCCGCCATTTGTCGGCATCAGAAATATTCatgttatttgttttcacAGAACTTTCACTGTAAACTCGGCTTAACATTACTGTATCATACACCTACGTCATCATAGTTACTTTACCTACGTATATCTTCTTATTTGAGGTTGTGTAGACGTGCTTCAACTCGCGTAGCTCCTCTCGCTTGAAGCAGTTTTTCCTGGTTGTTACAGTGATAGTATCGCTGGattacatgtataatatttcgaTGATTGCTTTGTTGATAACCTCAAACTGCTCGAGTGTTTTTGAGTAAGAGCTTCTACTGCTACTCAGACTTTAGACTTTAATAATGATCGTGCGCAGGAGacctaaaaatttaatacGAGACCATACAAATGTACGGATTAATTATCTATTAAGTGTACATGAAACAGGCTTTTACATTGTTCGTGATAGCCAGCCGTATCTCCGATAGTTGAAGGTCGCTGGGAAAATGCCAACATTTAACGAAAAATATGAGCAGTTAttcattgtattttgtttttatttagctgCAATTTTgcgatattaaaatgtttttcatattttaatgaaatattataatttaatgggtgaaactcaacggcccacactaagcactgAGATTGCATAGCTTGTAGTGCTACTTGAGTTTAagaatagatttatttgagttttatgtaataaatatctgTGGTAATAAGTATATCATTTTAACTGTGCTGTAGAAAATGAAACATTATGTTCATTCGTTAGCACTTGAATATCATAAGTAAAGGCTGATTTACGTGCGAATGCAAACCAATGGTTGACCCGGGCGGTTGTAATCGCTTTGTGTAAACCAGCCTTGAGAGTCAggaaaaagtatgaaatagaaatcaaacaaaactttaaattgGGAACGGAATCGTTTATTGAACCCATCTGTAATAgtagataattaaattatattgttactcTACACATTTTGTACTGTtgaaagtacctacctatcaaTCTATCTCTTAGGTTAGAATGTACTAACAAATGCACTCCATACACAGGAATAACTATTTTATCGCCCATTGTGCTCCAAAATTATCCAATAGAGTAGATTCTTCAAAGCCATCTATTATGGTCTTTCATTCTGGAAAATTCTAGGACCACGTaaactattttagttttttattttcccgtggtgttataaatttgactCGACAAAGTACCTTATTATCCTCCAAAATTCAGTGGTAGTTACCAATCACAGTACCTCTTGGATCCTACGATTACATGATATAATggttattacataatttatgtgAAATGATACACGCCAATTCGTTTCGATGAATTTACAGGAAATTAATGTTCCTTATGTTACAATCCAAACTCTTTAATTCacaattgtttaataaataaaacgtattCTGTATTCGGATATTTTCACTGATGATACAAATATAACAACAGCGGGAGatgcaattaaatttataatatagaggAAGAAGATGCTAAATAAATGCTTGATTTTAGAGTCTGTCAAGaagattaagaaaatatataagggCTCTGTCTCCTGTAGGCTGGCCGAcaatgcaatggcaaaaaatttagttggtaaaaatcagttttcttcaTTTCCTTGACAGACTGCACGTAAATTTCCAATCAAAAAGCTAGGACACTACGAATTCGGTTTTGGACGGACGTTTTCACACCAAAAGCGGGTTTGCTAGTTCCCTCAGCGCATATATCCGAACACACGAAGACGTCCACAAAAGTCTCGAATATGCAAATTACCTACATCGTAGCTTACACtaacaagttaatattttaaatatcgagTCGACACTTCGtgatattcattaattatagGTATAAATCTTCCTTTATTGTCTTCAATCTTTACCATTAAACAAAGCGCTGGGGTAAAACGTAGTCGAGATTACACAGTTGGCTTATTACCAAAATTGGACTAAGAAAACGTTAGCCAGAAGGAAGAAAAGATCTTgtagaaataatgttttttaagaACTCGataatgtcaataaatataataaaaatcatataattatagaaaaatgtattttattaataatacagTATATTATTCCGGTTTTAAGAagaatatctatataaaagaataaagaTTAAATGTTTCTATCTTATGCTTTTTCTTAGTCCAAATGAAGTAAAAAGGATTTCTAAAATGAGATATAAAAGTGTCGCAGCGTAACAAGTGGTGGCAAACGATATTTTCTGAAGTTGCTTTGGTTCCGCCATACAATAACTAGGAAATAATACAATTCACACGTGTTTAGGTTTATAACCGTAAGACTACTCGCAAAGCAATCGAAAAGCTGACTTCGACTTGCGCTATAATgatcagttaaaaaaaaaataagtacattaagtTGACACTATTTTAGTCTGGACGTAAAAatgcttgtaaaatattataattacaatcaGAATATACAATCACGgttgctttttaaaattacacaaaataaaattacaatttgcgTTTGCATTCAAGTCGATTCTTAAAATACACGATCGTTGCTTaacgaaacaataaaattcatgATATGTACTTAAGTATACAGAAATTATGAACACTTGGCAaacgataaactcaataaaTAGCAATCAATGTcgtcataataattatatacactTAACATACTTTAGTACCCTTCGATTTAatggatttttataattttaatcgaTCGTTATAGTTGACTATCATTCAAAATAAGTGTAGTTCTTAATTCGATATTATTCGTAATcgacaatatttacataagtacctaggtattacGATTAGTAAATTGCAACAGCGAGATGCAGTCacatgtttttctttttaagtcGTTATTAGATCGAAAAGGATGCGGTTGCATCTCACCAGAGCGAGTTTAGGTGTACAGACTCTGAAACTCAGAACTTCACCCTTGAACCAACAGTACGCTTCGTTCGGTTAGAAAGGAAtccatttaaatgtatatgaaaataagtGGGACTTAcagtatatacaaaaatatcacattacTTCGAGGCCGCAGCTTTCATTACTTAGTCATTAGTTATTTCGTCTTCTTACCTAAGCTGTCTTGGTTCGAAGCGCGAGCCAGACATTGCAGGAAGTAATCATCAACCTTATTGCTATTGTTTTAGAAAGCTGTTTCGCTTGTTTGATGCATTTCAAGCATAAATCAATATTGGTATGTTCGATATTTCActgttacttttattaaaatctgaaCTTACAACACATTTGTACACAAAACAACGCATCAGTGCCATTTGTATTTAGTTACTTCCTCCCACACCTATTAAAGAAAACCTAGGAAGTATGTATAGACTATCCTATGTGCTTCGTCGTAGTTCTATAAGTCGAAAGTGAGACTACAACACCTATACAGATAAAATGTCTGGACATATCTAAAGCTGCAGCCCTGCGGATAGTGCAGCCACAGACGCTAcacatgaataaattatttggctCACCAATTCAATTTAAGACTGAACAGCGAATATTTTTCGCGCTAAACTTTTGCAAGCTGCTAACATATGCGGACATATCCCGCATCATGCGCAAAGCAatcgtaatatttatatacaaaacaaaaaacatcgCACGTTATAAACCCGCGGAATCGTCAGACGCGTGAGCGAGACAACCCCGTGCCGCTCACCATAAACTATCACATACGAGCgacatagaaaaatataatatccgCGTTATTGCTACACATAATTAACAGTCTTTGGTGTCCGGGGAGGAGCAGGAGAGGTCGTCGAGGAAGCGGAAGGCGGCGAGCGCGGCGCGCTCGGCGTCGCCGAAGCGCACGAACACGTCCGCGCGCTGCAGCACGCtcgggcgcgcgcgcgccgcccgcAGCGCGCCCGGCGCGCGGCTGTGAGCGGCCGCTGCCAACAGACACCACGCTAGCGCCCGCCGTCTGACAAGGGAGGAGCGTCAGCCCGCCTCGTCCCACTCCGACGGCAGACTCACAACGACCCACACGCCGCGCATTACTAATGGGTACAGCTCTTTTCGATGACACGAGGTCTGAAGGATACCCCTGGGAGTGCCACGGAAACTGTTCCTTGGTCCGTGGCACCCCTAAGTCAAATTATGATGGTAATCTCACTTTTTTGATATTACAAATGGTTACTACTCTTTTGAGGGTAACGTTACGTTCCTAGTTAATTCCGGTAAATAGAAACATTGTGGAAGTTCAAAAAGTATCAGCAggcaataattatttcaaatctcGTTACGAATTAGCCAATTCGACTAAAGGTctgataaatttatctttgttgAGCTACCCGCATTTGAAATGCGTTGCGTACGATACGACATCTACTCAAAATGAGGCGACAGAGTGAGATGGTGCGAGTGAGTGTGAGCGGAAACGAGTGACGTGGCTGGACGTGGCAAGACAtgatagataaaatagaatCGGCGCAAAACgttcatattcaaattaaattggcATAAAATATGGATAGGTAAGTCGTAAAGATGTATTTTGGAACGTTTAACGCTGAAAAACAACAGTAAGCAACATAAACCCTAAACCACCTTCAAAATGTCTTATATCTACGTTATACAACCATTACATGACCTTATCTTCTCATCTTATTGCATTATCATTATTgcagcatttttaatattattgttaggttgtaatttaattgataaattttcattctaattctttgttatttgtaaattatccGTACCCGTGGGAAATCCACGCGGTCGGATCTGCTGGTAAAAGTTAGTATTGTGATCAGAAAGATTTTTCTGTTAGCTCTTAAATAATATACGGTCATGATTATGGTTGTTTTATTTACCCATTTGATTTAACCTTAGTTAGTGACATATAAAGTGGAGGATAATGAGATTTCTTGATGGTGGTGTATGAGAGCTTGTCAAAAAAGTCAAACCCAGCCAtgtttggtaaatattttgaataacttttgtGATAAAAGAGAATTTGACTTTTTTAACATAACTGAAATTTCTATACTTTACACCATAAAATGACATTCATTAACTCTAAGGTAATttgataaaactaataaaaaaataaggaaaacaaaatttcgaaATGTTCCTCTATCATGCTTGATTAACTGAATGACGAAGGTCAACATTTGTGTAGATAAAAATCGTTTCTCTTACATTTTCTGCCCGTGAAATGAATCAAGCATCGTACAATAAAGGAACATAGCGCCGGTTTAGGCACAGAACGTCGATAACACAAAAACGAAGAGGTTAATtcatgtaaacaattttttttcgaaattactTGCTTACAAATACCTTATAAGAAAAAatcgaatttaaattttctatttcaaaactacgtatataaaaatattctaaaagtAGATTTGCGTCCCCGACGTCCTTTCCCTTCAAATACCAGAACACAACTAACCAGTTTTCTGCCTCCTCGAGCGGTGCAGCCGGTGCAGGCGGGAGTAGGGGGGCGGGGGCTCCGCGGGGGAGGAGCCGCACGAGGAGGGGGAGGAGTCGCTCGACGCCAGCATCACGTCCAGCAGGTTGGCTCGGGCCTGGACGTGGCgttgtttcaaattaaatataatccttgcaaaatattgtaacGGTCCTTACTGAAGAATAAGGCTCCTAATGAAGAGGATATATGGTGCTGTGCTTCTATCAGTAAGGGACAATATATCAAAAtggtttaaacaaaatgtcaGGGTGTATCGGCATGTCTTgccttttttatgttttcttcAAGCTCAAGCATAGCTTTGGAAACAACTTGAACGAACATCGAATTTTAATGGATAGCTTTGTCTCAACagcattgttttattaatccTCTGTACTTACATGAGTGAACCGTCTATGGGTTTACTAATGTAAAAAGACATCAGAACTTCAGAGTGAAAAAAGATAATGCTTCGACGTTTATAGAAAGGTGTTGACGGTTACCTTCGGGTCGCTGAAATCGATGTCCTTCTCAACGTGCACCCAGCCGGTGGGCGCCCACAGCGCGGCGTCGcgctgcgccggcgccggcgccgcgcgCTGCTCCGCGCCCGCCGACGACGTGGCGTCGTTCTGACGGATCATTCTggaaaatacatgttttaatattacgtATCGTAATGTTAGCACCAGTGACATGAGTTCTAACATAATTCCCATACTTATTTTGATCTATATAAGTTATAAGTTAGTTTATGATATTGATGTCGGTGAGACTTATTACTTTGAgagttattaaaatgtttgaagGAACTTTCAAGGAAGTATGATAAGTATGATATTGAATACTCGAAAAGTTACAAACCTGTTCAGTTCTTCGATGACATCTTTGGAAGTGGCAGCTTCATGAAAACTTAGCGTCTGATCTTGTTTGACGATAATTGGCTCAGGAACAGTAACAGTTGTTTCCGGACGTAATTTTCCGGCCACAGGAATCTTCGACCTAACTTTATTCGGGGAAGAAGGTGGACGCTTCCCACCCATGAGAGTCGGTATTCGGCTCTTTTCACTTTTAGGCCTAATTTCTTTTTGAGCCGCTTCGTTCTTATTACTTACTATCACAGTTTCAGCTGTAGAAGTGCTTGTTGTATTCGATTCAGTCATTTGAGGAGAACCCGTTTCAGGTGAGGAATTCTCTTCCTCTTCAGGAACAGTAACTAAAGCCACAGTGCTTCTTCTGCATGCACTCAGTACTTCATCTACAAGGGACATCTCCGTGTCTACGCTTGGAAATGTAAAACTTGTCGATTTGGTTAAAGCAGTTTCTATTTCTACCCTTTCATTTACCACTCcttgtttatttaacattatatttactatattttctttcaacgCCGAATTGTGTTCTACATTGCGACTAGAATCGGTAtcacttttttcttcttttatttgaGGTGCGGACAGATCTTCATCAACAGAAATGCTAACAtcaatgcttttatttatctcgtTCTTTCTTTGCACTTTTAAATGATGGTGTTCATCTATTTCGTTTTCTGTATTTTCTAATCGCAACATATCGTCGAAATAATCACCTGATTCTGCATATGGATCCTCACGTTCGATAAATCGTGGTGTTGATCTTGGCTCGGAAACTGTATCACAATGAATATGTTTTAGTCGATCGACCGGTATCACATCGCAGGATTCGTTTTCAGAGAAACTGCCGAATGAGTCTGGTCGTAGTCTATCTTCTGATACTTCGCTGCGGGGTCCAACAGAATCGTCGTCGAAATCTGCAGCGGCGTAGGGAGGAGGCAACTCGCGTATTTCAGACACAGGTCGCGATGATACTGAGTCCGATTCTTCTCTATCTCGACAATATTTTTGCTGTTCTGCTATAAAATGTAGAACATTTTGTAGCGCTTGCTCGCGATCTTGCAAAGCCATAGCTTGTACATCGTGAACTCTTAAATTATTTCCGGGCATGAGGTCTGGTGCGGGTATACCTCTCGAAGAGTTGGAAGCTAAACTTTTAGtactttcatatttaacaAGTCGATAAAAATCACGAGTAAAATCAACACCTATATTTGCACAATCACCATCTTCACTTAAAGCAGTACTAGACCTTTTATCTGGAACATCAGATTGGGTACTGGACCAAGAGCCCCCGGGAGACTGAGTACCTGAACATTCCCACCTTTTATCTGACGTATTTGCGTCATCTATTCTACATTCATCAATTTCAACAGTCGCAAACCCGCAATCATTCCAAAGACAATCACCAACGTCTTCTTCCAATTCTAATGCATCATCTTCTCTAATACTTGGCAATGTTGATAATGATATTTGTCCTGGGGTAGCGATTTCAGCAAATGGTGATTGCCTATCTCTGAGATCTTCACATGACAAGGATAGGCTCCAATCTTCGAGTTCAGCCCTATCATATTCTAAATCAGCTATATCTCTATGTCTTTGTTGTAATGCTGATCGAGCATCATCAAGTTCAAGCCAATGCTGAACATAATCTGCATCATATTGAGAGCCGTCAGCTCTTTCATCTGCAGTACTTCCCCAAGACACTCTTTCAGAACTTGTAGTTGATGCTATTGCCGGCCTCCTTAACGGTCTCTCAGGAGCAGGCTTTAGATCTAATACTAAAACTCCAGAACTGGGAGTTGGGCTATCTAGACAACTTGTAGGACAGGTTGTTCCTGCTAATAATTTCAAGCAGAGATGAGAGTCTGAGAAACTTCGTACGACGTGCTGAAATGGGAGGACGGGTCGAGATGGTGGATAGCTGCCTCTGACACCGGCAAATGCTACACctattggaaaataaatataatctgcATCTGCCATTAGCCTCGCATGACGGCGAGATTCTCTAGGATTGATGGATACTATAGTTTGGTTGTCAGTTTCGTCGGAAGCCTCATTTAGGTCTGGTAAAGCCCGATCCGCAGCGTGGTCACTCTGTCTTGAAGCGTCTGCTTGAACGTCGCTGGACATTGTAGAGTAACCTTCATCCTTCGCGCCGCTTTCAGGAGACTCGGCGCCTGCTTCGCCTTGCTCGCCAGTTTCTTCTTCTGTTACTTTTTCTCCATCAGTTCCCCGGACGGGGTCTGTGCAAGGTTGGGGCATGTTGAGGCTGAGAGTGGCGGGTCTCGCAGGAGCTGCCCAGAGAGTTGGGTCCACTGCTGATAGCGCTCGTGCTAAGTTAGCTGGTGTTACTTCCAATCCCTGGAAAATGATGGAAACATTATTGAATAAGTAGCAAGAAAATGTTTAACCTTTATTTAGACGATTAATCAATACTAGGTACAAATAATAGAGACCATACCTTGAGTTCAGTCCAGATATCGGCAAGTATCTGGTGCCGCCTCTTATCGTCCTGGCTGAGGGGGTGCGGGTGTTGCACaggcggcgcgggcggcgggGAGTCCCGAAACGAGACTAAAGAACCGCAGGAACCCACGTCTACTAGGTGCACtggaattttataaaaagtaacatatttttattaacagatttgtttttagatttttgCGTCATGcacatttaagttttttacctTTACAAATGTATTATGATATCAACAACTTTTTTTGCGCCTATAACTTATTTGCACGTCTtggaatttatttgtattccgAATTCTGCTGGTAGCTTCACGGGTAATGTAAGCCTACTTTGCAACCTTTACCTTGATAGTCGGCCTACCTTGCAAGTCCTTTGGCATAAACCATGTGAGAGGTATGTAAGGTATGACTGACGTCGTAGTAGCCTCAGAAAGAAGTCATATCTAGCGGCTGGTTCTGTTCGTCCAGCTCCCGTACTCTAGCTTGTCAGCTAAATTACCAGCTTACCTTGTAAGTCCCTTGGTGTGTGTGGTGTGAGGGGGG
This region includes:
- the LOC128682914 gene encoding uncharacterized protein LOC128682914 isoform X5 translates to MKFAAFNMFGVFIRKWKPKRTSNNERDESPCTDGNVSPEPPDRPPGKVRQIHPAEKPQMLAYDSSYRRKSKPNVLPLEENHYNHLANTNVAMTPLYPLTPNICVEGGKIEFIKSPPSSARNSLAMVSPPQTPLLARRGSRDKRDARIYDEPAEKSDEDKELLEKRIKQLEAQLEEEKRRTQKEKMAVTKLQNKLIKVWELKLTIFGIRKHRNGQIQSYMDNNTACSREGAARSDAERERRARSDWEARARAAEADAARLAGKLHAAQREIARMEETVRSLLQYKSRVETLKQEKASLSSALESVREELGCARARVRELEAQNRALSALLVRQLRPQPRPSPATPHTPLTPHTPRDLQVHLVDVGSCGSLVSFRDSPPPAPPVQHPHPLSQDDKRRHQILADIWTELKGLEVTPANLARALSAVDPTLWAAPARPATLSLNMPQPCTDPVRGTDGEKVTEEETGEQGEAGAESPESGAKDEGYSTMSSDVQADASRQSDHAADRALPDLNEASDETDNQTIVSINPRESRRHARLMADADYIYFPIGVAFAGVRGSYPPSRPVLPFQHVVRSFSDSHLCLKLLAGTTCPTSCLDSPTPSSGVLVLDLKPAPERPLRRPAIASTTSSERVSWGSTADERADGSQYDADYVQHWLELDDARSALQQRHRDIADLEYDRAELEDWSLSLSCEDLRDRQSPFAEIATPGQISLSTLPSIREDDALELEEDVGDCLWNDCGFATVEIDECRIDDANTSDKRWECSGTQSPGGSWSSTQSDVPDKRSSTALSEDGDCANIGVDFTRDFYRLVKYESTKSLASNSSRGIPAPDLMPGNNLRVHDVQAMALQDREQALQNVLHFIAEQQKYCRDREESDSVSSRPVSEIRELPPPYAAADFDDDSVGPRSEVSEDRLRPDSFGSFSENESCDVIPVDRLKHIHCDTVSEPRSTPRFIEREDPYAESGDYFDDMLRLENTENEIDEHHHLKVQRKNEINKSIDVSISVDEDLSAPQIKEEKSDTDSSRNVEHNSALKENIVNIMLNKQGVVNERVEIETALTKSTSFTFPSVDTEMSLVDEVLSACRRSTVALVTVPEEEENSSPETGSPQMTESNTTSTSTAETVIVSNKNEAAQKEIRPKSEKSRIPTLMGGKRPPSSPNKVRSKIPVAGKLRPETTVTVPEPIIVKQDQTLSFHEAATSKDVIEELNRMIRQNDATSSAGAEQRAAPAPAQRDAALWAPTGWVHVEKDIDFSDPKARANLLDVMLASSDSSPSSCGSSPAEPPPPYSRLHRLHRSRRQKTAAAHSRAPGALRAARARPSVLQRADVFVRFGDAERAALAAFRFLDDLSCSSPDTKDC
- the LOC128682914 gene encoding uncharacterized protein LOC128682914 isoform X3, coding for MKFAAFNMFGVFIRKWKPKRTSNNERDESPCTDGNVSPEPPDRPPGKVRQIHPAEKPQMLAYDSSYRRKSKPNVLPLEENHYNHLANTNVAMTPLYPLTPNICVEGGKIEFIKSPPSSARNSLAMVSPPQTPLLARRGSRDKRDARIYDEPAEKSDEDKELLEKRIKQLEAQLEEEKRRTQKEKMAVTKLQNKLIKREGAARSDAERERRARSDWEARARAAEADAARLAGKLHAAQREIARMEETVRSLLQYKSRVETLKQEKASLSSALEASASHYQSQLSSLSAENERLRGQLSALSAGLGGDHERRLDDVAQQVVRALLSQKSVREELGCARARVRELEAQNRALSALLVRQLRPQPRPSPATPHTPLTPHTPRDLQVHLVDVGSCGSLVSFRDSPPPAPPVQHPHPLSQDDKRRHQILADIWTELKGLEVTPANLARALSAVDPTLWAAPARPATLSLNMPQPCTDPVRGTDGEKVTEEETGEQGEAGAESPESGAKDEGYSTMSSDVQADASRQSDHAADRALPDLNEASDETDNQTIVSINPRESRRHARLMADADYIYFPIGVAFAGVRGSYPPSRPVLPFQHVVRSFSDSHLCLKLLAGTTCPTSCLDSPTPSSGVLVLDLKPAPERPLRRPAIASTTSSERVSWGSTADERADGSQYDADYVQHWLELDDARSALQQRHRDIADLEYDRAELEDWSLSLSCEDLRDRQSPFAEIATPGQISLSTLPSIREDDALELEEDVGDCLWNDCGFATVEIDECRIDDANTSDKRWECSGTQSPGGSWSSTQSDVPDKRSSTALSEDGDCANIGVDFTRDFYRLVKYESTKSLASNSSRGIPAPDLMPGNNLRVHDVQAMALQDREQALQNVLHFIAEQQKYCRDREESDSVSSRPVSEIRELPPPYAAADFDDDSVGPRSEVSEDRLRPDSFGSFSENESCDVIPVDRLKHIHCDTVSEPRSTPRFIEREDPYAESGDYFDDMLRLENTENEIDEHHHLKVQRKNEINKSIDVSISVDEDLSAPQIKEEKSDTDSSRNVEHNSALKENIVNIMLNKQGVVNERVEIETALTKSTSFTFPSVDTEMSLVDEVLSACRRSTVALVTVPEEEENSSPETGSPQMTESNTTSTSTAETVIVSNKNEAAQKEIRPKSEKSRIPTLMGGKRPPSSPNKVRSKIPVAGKLRPETTVTVPEPIIVKQDQTLSFHEAATSKDVIEELNRMIRQNDATSSAGAEQRAAPAPAQRDAALWAPTGWVHVEKDIDFSDPKARANLLDVMLASSDSSPSSCGSSPAEPPPPYSRLHRLHRSRRQKTAAAHSRAPGALRAARARPSVLQRADVFVRFGDAERAALAAFRFLDDLSCSSPDTKDC
- the LOC128682914 gene encoding uncharacterized protein LOC128682914 isoform X4 — protein: MKFAAFNMFGVFIRKWKPKRTSNNERDESPCTDGNVSPEPPDRPPGKVRQIHPAEKPQMLAYDSSYRRKSKPNVLPLEENHYNHLANTNVAMTPLYPLTPNICVEGGKIEFIKSPPSSARNSLAMVSPPQTPLLARRGSRDKRDARIYDEPAEKSDEDKELLEKRIKQLEAQLEEEKRRTQKEKMAVTKLQNKLIKVWELKLTIFGIRKHRNGQIQSYMDNNTACSREGAARSDAERERRARSDWEARARAAEADAARLAGKLHAAQREIARMEETVRSLLQYKSRVETLKQEKASLSSALEASASHYQSQLSSLSAENERLRGQLSALSAGLGGDHERRLDDVAQQVVRALLSQKSVREELGCARARVRELEAQNRALSALLVRQLRPQPRPSPATPHTPLTPHTPRDLQVHLVDVGSCGSLVSFRDSPPPAPPVQHPHPLSQDDKRRHQILADIWTELKGLEVTPANLARALSAVDPTLWAAPARPATLSLNMPQPCTDPVRGTDGEKVTEEETGEQGEAGAESPESGAKDEGYSTMSSDVQADASRQSDHAADRALPDLNEASDETDNQTIVSINPRESRRHARLMADADYIYFPIGVAFAGVRGSYPPSRPVLPFQHVVRSFSDSHLCLKLLAGTTCPTSCLDSPTPSSGVLVLDLKPAPERPLRRPAIASTTSSERVSWGSTADERADGSQYDADYVQHWLELDDARSALQQRHRDIADLEYDRAELEDWSLSLSCEDLRDRQSPFAEIATPGQISLSTLPSIREDDALELEEDVGDCLWNDCGFATVEIDECRIDDANTSDKRWECSGTQSPGGSWSSTQSDVPDKRSSTALSEDGDCANIGVDFTRDFYRLVKYESTKSLASNSSRGIPAPDLMPGNNLRVHDVQAMALQDREQALQNVLHFIAEQQKYCRDREESDSVSSRPVSEIRELPPPYAAADFDDDSVGPRSEVSEDRLRPDSFGSFSENESCDVIPVDRLKHIHCDTVSEPRSTPRFIEREDPYAESGDYFDDMLRLENTENEIDEHHHLKVQRKNEINKSIDVSISVDEDLSAPQIKEEKSDTDSSRNVEHNSALKENIVNIMLNKQGVVNERVEIETALTKSTSFTFPSVDTEMSLVDEVLSACRRSTVALVTVPEEEENSSPETGSPQMTESNTTSTSTAETVIVSNKNEAAQKEIRPKSEKSRIPTLMGGKRPPSSPNKVRSKIPVAGKLRPETTVTVPEPIIVKQDQTLSFHEAATSKDVIEELNRMIRQNDATSSAGAEQRAAPAPAQRDAALWAPTGWVHVEKDIDFSDPKARANLLDVMLASSDSSPSSCGSSPAEPPPPYSRLHRLHRSRRQKTDGGR